Proteins from one Microcoleus sp. bin38.metabat.b11b12b14.051 genomic window:
- a CDS encoding DUF5615 family PIN-like protein, translating to MKLFATIYTDEDVSKLVATLLRARGFDVTTTSEQGMLTQSDSKQLAYAASIERCLLTHNRVDFERLHLEYMTAGRSHYGIIVIPQKNAYEIAQRVGILLNTLTADEIANQLLYV from the coding sequence GTGAAATTGTTTGCAACTATCTATACAGATGAAGATGTTTCTAAGCTTGTAGCCACTTTGTTGCGGGCTAGGGGTTTTGATGTGACGACAACGAGCGAACAAGGAATGCTGACCCAATCGGATAGCAAACAATTAGCTTATGCTGCATCTATTGAACGATGTTTGCTTACTCATAATCGCGTAGATTTTGAGCGATTACACCTAGAATATATGACAGCAGGACGATCGCATTATGGCATTATTGTGATTCCTCAAAAGAACGCCTATGAGATTGCTCAACGGGTTGGTATTCTGTTAAATACGCTCACGGCTGATGAAATTGCTAATCAGCTTTTGTATGTGTAA
- a CDS encoding DUF6883 domain-containing protein: protein MGITANNAEVLRELIQKAAIEGEVVQENTTDFGQQFKVDWTVPDIVGIELRTIWEITSTNSNPRLISAFLNHDKKL, encoded by the coding sequence TTGGGAATCACGGCTAATAATGCAGAAGTTTTGCGAGAGCTTATTCAAAAAGCAGCCATTGAAGGTGAAGTTGTCCAAGAAAATACTACTGATTTTGGGCAACAGTTTAAAGTTGATTGGACTGTACCCGATATAGTGGGGATTGAGCTTCGGACAATCTGGGAAATTACTTCGACTAATTCTAACCCTCGTTTGATTTCAGCTTTCTTAAACCATGATAAAAAACTTTAG
- a CDS encoding BrnT family toxin — protein MDSLYRLQGVEFEWDTNKFQSNLEKHGVSFEEAAEVFFDPFYQEGDATANDEQRNFILGYSHTQRLLLVVYVERSLRIRIISSRPATRTERKLYEQF, from the coding sequence ATGGATAGTCTGTACAGACTGCAAGGCGTTGAGTTTGAATGGGACACAAACAAATTCCAGAGCAACCTAGAAAAGCATGGCGTTAGCTTTGAAGAAGCCGCAGAAGTCTTCTTCGATCCATTCTATCAAGAGGGAGATGCAACTGCCAATGACGAACAGCGTAACTTTATCCTCGGTTACTCCCACACTCAACGCCTATTACTGGTTGTTTATGTAGAGCGCAGCTTGCGAATACGCATCATTTCTTCCCGTCCTGCTACCCGCACAGAAAGGAAATTATATGAACAATTCTGA
- the msrA gene encoding peptide-methionine (S)-S-oxide reductase MsrA, which translates to MVLFGFGKKSSLPSPQDALPGRAEQMPVPATHFVNGNPLKPPFPDGMEIAMFGLGCFWGAERKFWQQNGVFSTAVGYAAGITPNATYNEVCSGMTGHNEVVLVVFDPKVISYETLLKVFWESHNPTQGMKQGNDSGTQYRSGVYTYSASQKQLAEASRDAYQQALTPAGYGKITTEIIDAPEFYYAEAYHQQYLAKNPNGYCGLGGTKVCLPAMSQA; encoded by the coding sequence ATGGTGCTATTTGGATTTGGCAAAAAGTCGAGCCTGCCCTCTCCCCAAGACGCATTGCCGGGACGGGCAGAGCAGATGCCGGTACCGGCAACTCACTTTGTTAACGGCAATCCCCTCAAGCCTCCTTTTCCAGACGGCATGGAAATTGCCATGTTTGGGCTGGGCTGTTTTTGGGGCGCGGAACGCAAATTTTGGCAGCAAAATGGAGTTTTTTCGACGGCTGTGGGCTACGCGGCTGGGATTACTCCGAATGCTACTTATAACGAAGTTTGCAGCGGGATGACGGGACATAATGAAGTAGTTTTGGTTGTGTTCGATCCGAAGGTAATTAGTTACGAAACGCTGCTCAAAGTTTTTTGGGAAAGTCACAATCCGACTCAAGGAATGAAGCAGGGGAATGATTCGGGTACTCAATATCGATCGGGCGTTTACACCTATTCAGCCAGCCAAAAGCAGCTAGCTGAAGCTTCCCGGGATGCTTACCAGCAAGCTTTGACGCCCGCTGGTTATGGCAAGATTACTACTGAAATTATTGATGCTCCTGAGTTTTATTACGCAGAAGCCTATCACCAGCAGTATCTTGCTAAAAACCCGAACGGTTATTGCGGTTTGGGCGGTACTAAGGTTTGTTTGCCTGCTATGTCTCAAGCTTGA
- a CDS encoding DUF4926 domain-containing protein — translation MIKNFRLLDSVAILQPVSSTRLTLVEPEYESVSSLPVGLVGTIVEVYDTGKECQYLVEFADSQGIEYAMAILKADEILVLQYELAVA, via the coding sequence ATGATAAAAAACTTTAGACTTTTGGATTCTGTTGCGATTCTCCAGCCTGTTTCAAGTACGCGATTAACGCTAGTGGAACCGGAATATGAATCTGTTTCTAGTTTGCCAGTAGGACTTGTGGGAACTATTGTTGAAGTGTATGATACGGGAAAGGAATGTCAGTATTTAGTGGAGTTTGCTGATAGTCAAGGTATTGAATATGCTATGGCTATTTTGAAAGCAGATGAAATTTTAGTTCTGCAATATGAACTGGCAGTTGCTTAG
- a CDS encoding PA14 domain-containing protein gives MSNFFTPDFNNESAIAPWNTSLETTPGIIPKLDANRILTGGVGQEVNIPTLTPNAYDNIILPDASPTLMAKALTTDSSTSLQDSSVDLLTGQAMSEVYEDLSKFAAEPDFVTKMNVAFGENWDAAGAKALAEGWFNRDFSAIPPVKVVSSAEIGGANGAFAAATDTIYLSKEFLAQNGANPAAVADVLLEEIGHSVDARLNVTDSPGDEGAIFAAVVQGKDLSQGELKALKSEDDREVVAIDGQQYLIEKQLSSFPIQGSIRAYYDRNPSIANQLGQSTGAEYQFVSSKWRQNFQNGAIFHSADGTYSVRGSLGNHYLNSLGGQNSQLGLPTSEESQLPLNSGNWRQSFEKGTLEWLSNGTPRVTLTQNQVPANNWKAEYFNNTNLTGTPVFVENLGDGIQRFSRNWGTGSPTNTPSDNFSARITTQRYLAPGLYKIETQADDGIRVSIKNQKVIDQWNYKSFATNSGYFRSSGETVPIAVEYSELGGGAALNFNLIPATKFQESVNPSQEWKATVYSWNSSQGSAPPTNFWEGDINNPNAIGVINLGSNTRGDGKKGIKANWGTGAPNGDGNRLPHDFFAMRAYTQANFDGSSYKFRVEGDDGFRLLARNQSTSQWFDITSPNQWTESYSAKDVTAELPAGQYDMYFDQYEGGGDARFDLSWEKVSLPSTPFTQQEYFQQLYGSAGSSSRGFSAHGAIDSTDAIAPYNVRALVGGQVVSVKSNGVELQYVNANANSGYNPLTRQWVTASNHNNSVTIWNPDLQRSFTYLHFNQVNVRQGESVNPGQIIGIEGSTGWSTGRHTHLAVTNTSNTTEDPLVTLGRARGSGVISKTYK, from the coding sequence GTGTCTAATTTTTTCACGCCTGATTTTAATAACGAAAGTGCGATCGCGCCTTGGAATACCAGCCTAGAAACGACTCCAGGAATTATCCCAAAATTAGATGCTAACCGCATCCTAACGGGCGGTGTCGGTCAAGAAGTTAATATCCCAACTTTAACGCCAAACGCCTACGACAATATCATTTTGCCTGACGCTTCGCCGACTCTGATGGCTAAGGCGCTGACAACGGATTCCAGCACAAGTTTACAGGATAGCTCTGTCGATTTGCTGACCGGTCAGGCGATGTCAGAGGTATATGAGGATCTGAGTAAGTTTGCCGCTGAGCCAGATTTCGTGACTAAGATGAATGTGGCTTTTGGGGAAAACTGGGATGCTGCGGGCGCGAAAGCCTTAGCTGAAGGATGGTTTAATCGCGATTTTAGTGCAATCCCGCCGGTAAAAGTTGTCTCATCTGCTGAGATTGGTGGCGCGAATGGAGCTTTTGCGGCGGCGACGGATACGATTTATTTATCGAAGGAATTTTTAGCTCAGAATGGCGCGAATCCAGCGGCGGTGGCGGATGTGCTGTTGGAAGAGATCGGGCACTCTGTTGATGCGCGGTTGAATGTTACGGATTCACCGGGTGATGAGGGAGCGATTTTTGCGGCGGTTGTTCAGGGTAAGGATTTGAGTCAGGGTGAGCTTAAGGCGTTGAAGAGTGAGGACGATCGGGAGGTTGTGGCGATCGACGGACAGCAATATTTAATAGAGAAACAGTTGAGTTCATTTCCGATCCAAGGTAGCATTCGTGCTTATTACGACAGGAATCCAAGTATAGCTAATCAGTTAGGTCAATCTACGGGTGCTGAATACCAATTTGTATCTAGTAAATGGCGACAAAACTTCCAAAATGGTGCAATCTTTCACTCAGCCGATGGTACTTACTCTGTTCGCGGTAGTCTGGGCAATCATTACCTCAATAGTTTAGGAGGTCAAAATAGTCAGCTTGGCTTGCCTACCAGTGAAGAATCACAATTGCCTCTTAATAGTGGCAATTGGCGGCAAAGTTTTGAGAAAGGAACTCTCGAATGGCTGAGTAATGGTACGCCTAGAGTCACCCTTACACAAAATCAAGTTCCTGCGAACAACTGGAAGGCTGAATATTTCAACAATACTAACTTAACAGGCACTCCTGTATTTGTTGAAAATTTGGGAGATGGTATTCAACGTTTTTCTCGCAACTGGGGTACGGGTTCTCCTACTAATACTCCCTCAGATAATTTTTCGGCAAGAATAACGACTCAGCGTTATTTAGCTCCTGGTTTGTACAAGATCGAAACTCAAGCTGATGATGGTATTCGAGTAAGTATCAAGAATCAAAAAGTGATCGATCAATGGAATTATAAATCATTTGCAACCAATTCAGGCTATTTCCGCTCAAGCGGCGAGACTGTTCCGATTGCAGTTGAGTATTCCGAACTAGGTGGAGGTGCGGCTTTAAACTTTAACCTTATTCCAGCCACCAAATTCCAAGAGTCTGTCAATCCCTCGCAGGAATGGAAAGCGACGGTGTACTCATGGAATAGCAGCCAAGGTAGTGCTCCACCAACAAACTTCTGGGAAGGAGACATCAACAATCCCAATGCCATCGGCGTGATTAATTTGGGATCTAATACCCGCGGTGATGGCAAAAAAGGCATCAAGGCAAACTGGGGTACAGGCGCTCCCAATGGAGATGGAAATCGTTTACCCCATGACTTTTTTGCGATGCGAGCATACACCCAGGCTAATTTTGATGGCAGTTCCTATAAGTTCCGGGTGGAGGGTGATGATGGATTCCGGCTACTTGCTAGAAATCAAAGTACAAGTCAGTGGTTTGATATCACTTCTCCAAATCAGTGGACAGAATCTTACTCAGCTAAAGACGTAACTGCTGAATTGCCGGCTGGTCAGTACGATATGTACTTCGATCAGTATGAAGGGGGTGGCGATGCTAGATTTGACCTTTCCTGGGAGAAGGTTTCACTTCCATCTACTCCCTTTACTCAGCAGGAGTATTTTCAACAACTTTATGGTAGCGCAGGTTCTTCATCAAGAGGATTTTCGGCACACGGAGCCATCGATTCAACAGATGCTATAGCTCCTTATAATGTCCGAGCGCTCGTAGGTGGACAGGTTGTTTCTGTGAAATCTAATGGTGTAGAACTTCAGTATGTTAACGCTAACGCAAACTCAGGTTATAATCCTTTGACTCGGCAATGGGTGACAGCTTCAAATCATAACAATAGTGTGACAATTTGGAACCCCGATCTTCAACGATCTTTCACATATCTTCATTTTAACCAAGTAAATGTAAGGCAAGGGGAATCTGTTAACCCAGGACAGATTATCGGCATTGAAGGCAGTACAGGTTGGTCTACAGGTCGTCATACACATCTAGCAGTTACTAACACAAGTAATACCACGGAAGATCCCTTAGTCACTCTTGGCAGGGCACGAGGATCGGGAGTTATTAGCAAGACCTACAAATAG
- the argB gene encoding acetylglutamate kinase has protein sequence MLKQSDFVRNSDTNRVEVLSEALPYIQHFAGRTIVVKYGGAAMKDSTLKDKVVRDIVLLACVGMRPVVVHGGGPEINIWLEKLGIEPQFKDGLRVTDAATMEVVEMVLVGKVNKEIVSLINQAGGKAVGLCGKDANLIQARPDGREGIGFVGEVSGVKIQILESLVNSGYIPVVSSVAADEHGQSYNINADTVAGEIAAGLGAEKLILMTDTAGILEDYHKPETLIAKLDIQEARELVESGVVSGGMIPKVNCCVRSLAQGVKGAHIIDGRIPHALLQEIFTDAGIGSMIVASEFSGAKLRHK, from the coding sequence ATGCTCAAACAAAGCGATTTTGTTAGGAATTCGGACACTAATCGAGTAGAGGTGCTTTCCGAAGCACTGCCTTACATCCAACACTTTGCAGGTCGCACAATTGTGGTCAAATATGGCGGTGCGGCGATGAAAGATAGCACTCTCAAAGACAAAGTAGTTCGAGATATTGTACTGCTAGCTTGCGTGGGGATGCGTCCGGTTGTGGTTCACGGCGGCGGCCCAGAAATTAATATTTGGCTGGAAAAACTGGGAATTGAACCGCAATTTAAGGATGGTTTGCGGGTGACTGATGCGGCGACAATGGAAGTCGTAGAAATGGTTTTGGTAGGGAAGGTAAATAAGGAAATAGTTTCGTTAATCAACCAAGCTGGCGGCAAAGCAGTGGGATTGTGCGGCAAAGATGCGAATCTAATTCAAGCTCGTCCAGATGGCCGGGAAGGAATTGGGTTTGTTGGTGAAGTTAGTGGCGTAAAAATCCAGATTTTGGAGTCTTTAGTAAACAGCGGTTATATTCCGGTGGTGTCAAGCGTGGCGGCTGATGAACATGGTCAATCTTACAACATTAATGCTGACACAGTTGCCGGAGAAATTGCGGCTGGTTTGGGAGCAGAAAAGTTGATTTTGATGACTGACACTGCGGGAATTTTGGAGGATTATCACAAGCCGGAAACTCTGATTGCTAAGTTGGATATTCAGGAAGCGAGAGAGTTAGTTGAGTCGGGAGTTGTGTCGGGCGGGATGATTCCGAAGGTTAATTGTTGCGTGCGGAGTTTGGCTCAGGGTGTGAAGGGCGCTCACATTATTGATGGGCGAATTCCCCATGCTTTGCTGCAAGAAATATTCACGGATGCGGGGATTGGCTCGATGATTGTTGCTTCTGAGTTTAGCGGGGCGAAGTTAAGGCACAAGTAA
- a CDS encoding cellulose-binding protein codes for MSRFNVRSKNQALGFFIGLLIFVIFIPGCWALTTKISPTPQQADNKVAVRVDVKNASNSHSSLGIGLSGIADYSTQLPFLDAFKSSRQWITQCVSGQPNCKGEWDTEEYNLLNLDENGWVKSLPSPEEAPKYTRVSTLLLREIPNRYPSGQYIVTYDGEGAIEYNYDAKKDPAASKPGRDIINVDATQGGGIMMTITATDPKKTGNYIRNIKVVHSQDEQLAKSGEIFNPLFIEKIKKFRVLRFMDWMGTNGSEQKEWSNRPKPESVSYAYRGNIPIEIMVNLSNKLQAEPWVNMPHQATDEYMTNFAKMVKDSLDPKLKVYVEYSNEVWNWSFPQSHYALKQGKAKWGDKGDAFMQWHGMRTAQMCDIWKGVFADQKHRVVCVLGTQRAWRELGDYALDCPSWVAEGNKPCYQHGIDAYAIAGYFSGNLGGKESVGTVESWLNDADGGFGKAFKQLKEGGLLPGFKDSLPDVDNDFRYFLDVAKKKNLKLFVYEGGQHIVGSEGVENNEKLAKFFTELNRRPEMYEMYAQLLNSWKQAGGSLFMHFVDVSTFSKWGSWGALEYVEQKESPKYNALMDFIDKNPCWWDGCDLEGS; via the coding sequence ATGTCTCGATTTAATGTACGATCAAAAAATCAAGCTCTTGGCTTTTTCATTGGTTTATTGATTTTTGTCATTTTCATTCCCGGATGTTGGGCTTTAACAACTAAGATTTCTCCAACACCTCAGCAAGCAGATAACAAAGTAGCTGTCCGTGTTGATGTGAAAAATGCCTCAAATTCTCACTCTTCCTTGGGAATTGGGCTTAGTGGTATAGCTGATTATTCAACACAATTACCCTTTTTAGATGCTTTCAAATCTTCTAGACAATGGATAACTCAATGTGTCAGCGGACAACCAAACTGTAAGGGTGAATGGGATACAGAAGAATATAATCTTTTAAATCTTGATGAAAATGGGTGGGTAAAATCTCTCCCATCTCCCGAAGAGGCTCCTAAATATACGAGGGTAAGCACCCTATTACTTCGGGAAATCCCCAATCGCTATCCTTCAGGGCAATATATTGTTACTTATGACGGTGAGGGTGCGATCGAATATAACTATGATGCCAAAAAAGATCCGGCTGCGTCTAAGCCCGGGAGGGATATCATTAATGTCGATGCCACACAAGGCGGAGGTATAATGATGACAATTACTGCTACCGATCCTAAGAAAACAGGGAACTATATCCGCAATATTAAAGTTGTTCATTCCCAAGACGAACAGCTTGCTAAAAGCGGTGAAATATTTAACCCGCTGTTTATTGAAAAAATTAAAAAGTTTAGAGTTTTGCGTTTTATGGACTGGATGGGGACAAACGGCTCTGAACAAAAAGAATGGTCGAACAGACCTAAGCCAGAGAGTGTGTCCTATGCTTACAGAGGCAATATACCCATAGAAATTATGGTGAATTTATCTAATAAACTCCAAGCGGAACCTTGGGTTAATATGCCGCATCAGGCTACGGATGAATATATGACTAACTTTGCTAAAATGGTCAAAGATAGTTTAGATCCAAAGCTGAAAGTTTATGTAGAGTATTCTAATGAGGTTTGGAATTGGTCATTTCCCCAATCCCATTATGCTTTGAAACAAGGTAAAGCTAAGTGGGGAGATAAAGGAGACGCTTTTATGCAATGGCACGGAATGCGTACTGCTCAAATGTGCGATATCTGGAAAGGCGTTTTTGCCGATCAAAAGCATCGAGTTGTCTGCGTGTTGGGAACTCAAAGAGCTTGGAGAGAGTTAGGAGATTATGCTTTAGATTGTCCCTCTTGGGTAGCTGAGGGCAATAAACCTTGTTATCAACACGGTATTGATGCCTATGCTATTGCTGGATATTTCAGCGGCAACTTGGGCGGGAAAGAAAGTGTCGGCACTGTAGAGTCTTGGTTGAATGACGCAGATGGTGGCTTTGGTAAAGCTTTTAAGCAATTAAAAGAGGGTGGGTTGCTGCCTGGATTTAAAGATAGTTTGCCCGATGTTGATAATGATTTTAGGTATTTTTTAGATGTGGCTAAAAAGAAGAATCTCAAGTTGTTTGTTTATGAGGGCGGTCAACATATTGTTGGTAGTGAAGGAGTAGAGAATAACGAAAAATTGGCGAAGTTTTTTACGGAACTAAATAGGCGTCCAGAAATGTATGAGATGTACGCGCAATTATTGAATAGTTGGAAACAAGCTGGGGGCAGTCTGTTTATGCACTTTGTGGATGTGAGTACGTTTAGTAAGTGGGGAAGTTGGGGGGCTTTGGAGTATGTGGAGCAAAAGGAGTCGCCTAAGTATAATGCTTTGATGGATTTTATTGATAAGAATCCTTGCTGGTGGGATGGCTGTGATCTTGAGGGAAGTTGA
- a CDS encoding type II toxin-antitoxin system VapC family toxin, with translation MIVLDTHIWVWWVDDNPRLTQKHRDWIQQYQSQGLGVSIISCWEVSKLVEMGRLTLSVTVDEWLTQALAYPGVQLLDLTIPIIVESTKLTGFHRDPADQIIVATARICSCPLLTADAKILAYSDVQTLQ, from the coding sequence ATGATTGTACTAGATACTCATATATGGGTTTGGTGGGTTGATGATAACCCGCGACTGACTCAGAAACATCGGGACTGGATACAACAATATCAATCTCAAGGTTTAGGAGTCAGCATCATTTCTTGTTGGGAGGTTTCTAAATTAGTAGAAATGGGAAGACTTACTTTGTCCGTTACAGTTGATGAGTGGTTAACACAAGCTTTGGCTTATCCAGGAGTGCAGCTACTCGATCTCACCATTCCGATTATTGTCGAGTCAACTAAACTCACAGGTTTTCATCGCGATCCCGCAGATCAAATCATTGTGGCAACGGCGAGGATTTGCTCGTGTCCGTTACTAACTGCCGATGCTAAAATTCTAGCATATTCTGATGTACAGACTCTTCAGTGA
- a CDS encoding YtxH domain-containing protein, with translation MSSKRSGLFIGGLLVGSAIGAVTGLLMAPRTGKETRQILKKSADALPELAEDLSTSVQLQADRLSETAIRNWDETLVRLKEAIAAGLEATQRERQTLSETEVEVSPPSRPPVR, from the coding sequence ATGTCATCTAAACGTTCTGGATTATTTATTGGCGGTCTGTTGGTGGGTTCTGCGATCGGGGCAGTGACTGGGTTGCTGATGGCACCGCGAACGGGCAAGGAGACGCGGCAGATCTTGAAAAAATCAGCCGATGCTTTGCCGGAGTTGGCGGAGGATTTATCAACTAGCGTGCAATTGCAGGCCGATCGACTTTCGGAAACTGCCATCCGCAATTGGGACGAAACTTTGGTGAGATTGAAGGAGGCGATCGCAGCCGGTTTAGAAGCGACTCAGCGGGAACGTCAAACTCTCTCGGAAACTGAAGTAGAAGTCAGTCCCCCGTCGCGCCCTCCTGTCCGCTAA
- a CDS encoding DUF948 domain-containing protein, which produces MSDPIFWLGLSILLVAVSLTAVLVTLIPAVQALARAARSVEKLADTLSREFPPTLEAIRLTGLEISELTDDVSDGVQSAGEVVKQVDRSIGTAKKQAQNVQVTTRSVVSGVKAAWKSLTRKPPISGTNRRSSDRLSQSQRGAISLRDSGLDDRYSGGYAASAGKGESPRLRNGEGSGLQADAEDFEQVRSNDT; this is translated from the coding sequence GTGAGTGACCCTATATTCTGGCTAGGACTTTCGATTTTGCTAGTGGCGGTTAGCTTAACTGCTGTTTTAGTGACTTTAATACCTGCGGTGCAAGCGCTAGCAAGGGCGGCGCGCAGCGTGGAAAAGCTGGCTGACACGCTTTCTCGCGAGTTTCCGCCGACTTTGGAGGCGATTCGGTTGACGGGGTTGGAAATTAGCGAGTTGACGGATGATGTCAGCGATGGGGTGCAAAGTGCGGGGGAGGTTGTCAAACAAGTCGATCGTAGTATTGGTACTGCAAAAAAACAAGCCCAAAACGTGCAGGTAACAACTCGCAGCGTAGTGAGTGGGGTGAAGGCTGCTTGGAAAAGTTTAACTCGGAAGCCGCCGATTTCTGGGACAAATCGCCGATCGAGCGATCGATTGTCGCAGAGTCAAAGAGGTGCAATTTCGCTGAGGGATTCGGGTTTAGATGACAGGTATTCTGGGGGTTACGCTGCGAGTGCGGGTAAGGGGGAATCGCCACGGTTGAGGAATGGCGAGGGTTCTGGTTTGCAGGCGGATGCTGAAGATTTTGAACAAGTGCGATCGAACGATACTTGA
- a CDS encoding papain fold toxin domain-containing protein, giving the protein MNDELRQEIAEIASKFKLFECKACALSIQEFLIQRGISGKKVKIYTGSAKGKYGNIYHDDLGQNIATNGRHEGIAVKIDGEELIFDNIHNEGISKQEWLEKFYCLALDLGGEFEIAEIEF; this is encoded by the coding sequence ATGAACGATGAATTGCGACAAGAAATTGCTGAAATAGCTAGTAAATTTAAGCTGTTTGAATGTAAGGCTTGTGCTTTAAGTATCCAAGAGTTTTTAATTCAAAGGGGCATTTCTGGAAAAAAGGTAAAAATTTACACTGGCAGTGCCAAGGGAAAATATGGTAATATTTACCATGATGACCTCGGACAAAATATTGCTACGAATGGACGGCATGAAGGGATTGCAGTTAAAATAGATGGGGAGGAATTAATTTTTGATAATATCCATAATGAAGGAATTTCTAAACAAGAGTGGCTGGAAAAGTTTTATTGTTTAGCGCTCGATCTGGGCGGGGAATTTGAGATTGCGGAAATTGAATTTTAG
- a CDS encoding DNA-binding response regulator: MAPKEDLFAEAAQNWDLERLYEAFAEAKRQISPRSRRGLTETEKLYLRGLLSGCSPAEIAKKMFQTPKSAEVYLCKTLYQYVKKLADLPNESVGNWRNVCDRLEEAGFKVQSSAQFKLNNSLPTEALIKIVNIGWLEQSTISMDINIQLTFPSTSETPKKEDLDKNG; encoded by the coding sequence ATGGCACCAAAAGAAGACTTATTTGCCGAAGCAGCCCAAAACTGGGACTTAGAAAGGCTGTACGAAGCTTTCGCAGAAGCTAAACGGCAAATCTCTCCCCGATCGCGCAGGGGACTTACAGAAACCGAAAAGCTTTATCTCCGAGGACTACTTTCCGGTTGCAGTCCCGCCGAAATAGCTAAAAAAATGTTTCAGACTCCCAAAAGTGCAGAGGTTTATCTATGTAAAACTTTATACCAATATGTTAAAAAACTCGCAGATTTACCGAACGAATCAGTGGGAAATTGGAGAAATGTGTGCGATCGACTAGAGGAAGCAGGATTTAAAGTTCAGTCGTCAGCACAATTTAAATTGAATAATTCTTTGCCGACAGAAGCATTAATAAAAATAGTTAATATAGGTTGGCTTGAACAAAGTACAATATCGATGGATATCAACATTCAGTTAACATTCCCCTCAACTTCAGAAACTCCGAAAAAAGAAGACTTAGATAAAAACGGTTAG
- a CDS encoding DUF433 domain-containing protein yields MTTQSVSRYVARHPEILQGEPVIAETRTSVRAIVELWRLGITPEEIPMHLPHLKLAQVFDALSFYLDNQEEINTYIERNRIPEELIHPAVKSAMEKL; encoded by the coding sequence ATGACTACACAATCTGTTTCGCGTTATGTCGCACGTCACCCTGAAATATTGCAAGGCGAACCAGTTATCGCAGAAACGAGAACTTCTGTTCGTGCGATCGTAGAATTGTGGCGTTTGGGTATTACTCCTGAAGAAATTCCGATGCACTTACCTCATCTGAAATTAGCTCAAGTTTTTGATGCACTGAGCTTTTATTTGGATAATCAGGAAGAAATAAATACTTATATTGAACGCAATCGAATTCCTGAAGAATTGATTCATCCTGCGGTTAAATCGGCAATGGAAAAACTGTGA